DNA sequence from the Pungitius pungitius chromosome 3, fPunPun2.1, whole genome shotgun sequence genome:
ACAGGAGGGAGGATCCTGTTCTCCAAAAGGTTTGCCCCGGAGTCACTAGAGGTGGAGCAGACCAGGCTTCGTAAGGGGTCTTTATGAATGCTTCttctgctatatatatatatactgtataatctAAACTTAACCTTTTCAAAAGTAAATTTGTACATGAGGGCCTCTGTGTGTTGAGGTACAGCATGCACAGTGCAGAACCTCTTTAACAGTCTGAGAACATCTATTCTTGAACCATCTGACACATTCGATTTAGCCTTTGGTCCAACTCTTTGCATTGGAATGAAATGTTGACATAATTGAAGACTTCTCAGTATGAGAGCAGGAGTTTATTGGGTgaacttgttgttgaaatgttacatcagcAAGGAAGGAAATTAATCTTTTAACCACATTGTCTAACAGCACCTGAAAGGAACTCTGGAGAAGAAGCAGCTCAGTGTGAAAGAATCTGGTTGAGGAGGATTGTTTGATGTGTCAAGACTGATGATGCCAAAAGAAGATCAATCACACCAGCACACCCCGATCACAACTTAGTCATCCTTTCATGTCAATTATTTCCACTTTTAAAATAACTGCTTGCTCTTTTCATTTAAGTGTTTTGGGAGTGTCTGACAGGTTCTTTGTCACAAACAAGTTCTCAAGTCCATTGCCCCCAGGACAGAATGCAGAGGGACCAGTTCAATGGAATCCTGGTTGAACTCAATAACCCCGCGTGAAGAGAAGCAACAGTATAAAGGACGGAGACGGAGACACAGAAAGCACATCTTCCTGAGAGACATCACAGACCTCCATCCTCAGAGCTCCATCTCCCTTCTTCTCCACCCGACCTCCACAAGGTAAGAGCAGCTGAGCCCTCGCCCTCTCTGCCCAACTTCATACCTAAATgctcattttttatatattgttattatttaggATCTTTTAGTTCCTTGATTCGGCACCAAATGTTTCTTTGTCTAGCTCCACCCGTGTGGAGTAAACTCCAGTCAGTGTGATCCCAAAAGCTTTGAGTGTTCCTCTCCAAATAGATGGAACGCTTCAGTACCAGTACTACTTCCAAGGACTTGTTTCCTCATCACCTCTATTCATCCCATCCTGGGCCTCATCTAACAGAGCTCACATGGAGTCCACCATGTGGTGGTTTTAGAGACAATAAGGAGCCTTTTTGATAATTGTCCTCAGCGTGCAGGTTCATCctcactgtccctcacactgtgtgCATGGAGGGACTAAAGAGTGTTTCTCCTGTCTCTATATGAAGAGtctctccacctgctgctgcctcttctcCACCATGAAGACAGGtgttctgctcctcctgctggcaGGTGAGCAGCCATTGGAAGTGGACTTTAGAACCTCTTAAAGACTTGAGATCCATTTCAGAGTAAACTGATCTTTGCAGACTGGAGTGTGAGTGAGGAGAGAAGCGTATTAATTCACCTGTGATGTTCTTTTCCTTCACATTCGTGCTGTAGTTGCTGCCAGCCAGGTGGACGTCTCCATGtctcaacaaatgacatttggtATTTCTGGGGGAGAGTTTGAACTGAGCTCGTGTCCCATCACCTTCTATGGACGCACATACTCATGGGTGTCCGTGAGTAAAACTAAACCCTCTTACTGCTGTTATCTAACAGACATTCCAACGAGACATTTGACTTTCCCTTTCttccaaaaaacatttaactattACATCTCATTTATTCGGCATTACATTCTGCATATTAATCAGAGTCTGAACAAGGAAACAGAAATAGTGAAACACATTTGCCTGTAGTGGAGTACTACTATAAAGTATCTGACTATTCTGAAGTACAAGGAGCTGAAAGGTGAGAACGGGACCTCACTAGCATCCCATTCCCTCATCCAGCTGTTCCTGTAACAATATCCTATCCAGATGTTTTATTGCTTCCCTTTTCCGTATTTTCAcacttgtttttattcatttgcctCATTTGAGCGTCATGATTGTGAATTTTGTTTGTAATAAAACAGTTGTGTGATTAATATCAAATGAAGAAGTGATTATTAAACATTATCAAAGTATTATCATGAGACTCTGAAGAGTAAAAGTCTGGTGTGAAATGATCATAGATAATGAAACATAATAAGCATCATTCATGTCCAGAGTGTATTAACCGTTGATCTACCGGTCTGATCTCCTCACATTTCTCATTGCTTGTGTCAACAAGTGTCACCCAGAAACCTACAGATGACCAATGGGTTCACTGAGGActtcactttttcttcttccaatgGTTGTTTCTGAAAATGATGCCTTCAGACAAAGTCTTTAACAGATGAACCTGTCTCTGTTTCTTCAGGTGAATTTGACGGATTCTTTGGTTTTTTGTTTCATGGACGGCCCCGGCGATCCACCTCAAGATTGTGTGACGCTGAATCAAACAAATGGATCAGAAGGAGTTCTCGTAAGGGAAATTGCAGTTCAGATACCAGCAAATGCTTTTGATCTGCCCAACATACAGAGATCATCCAAATGTGCTCTGCTATTTGAATTCAACAGGAATACCACCACAGTGGTGAGTCATCATCAGTTCCATGTTTTTACTCTGATGGTATTTTCAAAACTTGAACCTTTTCATACATCGCTTGATGAAGTGTGCTTGGATATTAAAGTTAAGTTCTCtgtttctcctctttgttcAGATGAATGCTTTTTGCTTGAGCTTTGGACCCCAAACAGCTTTGGTACTTCAGGCTAATCGAGTTAACTCAGATTCTGTAAGTATCTACAAGCTGTACCTTTGTTGCCACGGCAACATCTGACCTCAAACGTCAAATGTGCCCTAAAAGCTGACCTTCAGCCAGAAGAGTGGAGcagtttgtttcatgttttagttCCGTTGACTGAAGTAAAGAACTAAAACATTCACGGAAACGTCTTCTAGCTACTTGTGAATtgttaaaaagtattttctctcTTCTTGAATCTGTTAGTAATTCATTAGAGGAACAAACTGGGTCATTATTAGCACAGCTTATAAGAATAATGCTCTTTGGTCATTTTAGTGGGGGGGTCAACGGTTGACTTCTGGTCATGTGATGCTGAGGTCACCACTGACAtaaattacatatttattttctatagccaaaaattgcaaattacaaatttgccttcAGAGGGCTTTgaagtctgtacacatgcaacatcctctgtacCGAAACCATcgcatcggcacaggaaaaactccccaaaaagtgAAAAGCctttcatggggaaaaaagggaagaaaccttggtgaggtcagaggagggatccctctcccgggatggacagactgacatggatgtcgtgtgtacagaatgaacaaagcaaaatatatacaatacattcaattcctatgacaGAAATGAAGTTAAAAGTTGAACTGGAAGTTGATTCATGTTCTTGTCCCTCAGTCACACTTTAACCTTGATGTGTGTCCAACGTCGTTCTAGTTGCTGACTGTGAAGGTCGGGAACCGGACGGTGGAGTCAAAGACCGTTAGTGCCAGCACACTGAATAGCGCATCTGCCACTGATTTGagttcctgcagcagagactcaGGTGAGTCAATCAGGTGGTCTCCACATAAAGGGAGGGGGACTCTTCAGGGCTCCTCTGATTACAATGTGATCTCTTAAAATGTCAGTTATTTCTCTCTCTTAAAGCTCGTATCAAACTCCTTCTCGTACAACCTGTCCCCTCCCAGGTGTCCCTATACTATACGGTGAGACGTTATTGGACTTCCCACAGAACTGTTCCAGTGTGGTCTGCACTACGTCTGCAGTCTTTGGTCACGTCAGTTCATGTACACCCGACGAGCTTTGCCTCGGCAACAACACGTAAATATGTTCTTTTCATATTTGTATGAAGTGTGAATGAACTGATTTAAATGAAGTGCTCCACGTGGACTGAAAGCCTCTGAAGACTttgtggaggagatgaagtcGTCCTGGTtaaatgtctctgtgtctttgtattCTGCCTTGAGGAATGAACAGACGGCTCAACTTGTGTCTCTGCATCTCCATCAggtgtaaacccccccccccctcagtgtgcACCGTGACTGGCTCCACCCTCATCGATTTCCACGGTGAGGTCCACTCGGTGGAGGATCGCTGTGAATACGCTCTGATGACGCCTGCAGAAGGAGGACTTGGTGTGGTTCTCATCGGGGGGTTCCGTGAGTGACGCCGTACAGATGTGTCCTTCTTGGACTACTTGATAATAAGTCAGAAAGCTGGAGACATTCAACTGGAACAAGGTGGAAGAGTGCGGGTGAGCTGCTACGATCCATCTGAACGCCGTGTCTTCATGGGGGGGTTGATTCATCTCTGAAGGTCATTACGAGCCAGGAGGTACTTTGTGATGTGTTCAAAGACTTCATACGTATTGGGCGATAGTATAAAGTAATACATGTGGTTGTTCCTTTCCTCCAATAAAAAGGGAGCAGAGTGATCAGTGTATTATCTCAGGATATATTTGTGATCTTAGTTACTTTTATGGTAACATGATCACATGTACCATATAAAGTTCCTTCATTTGATATCACAGCTTTCAGGGGTCAGATATTGTCTTCTTTATCCAAAGTAAGTACTTATGATAGCACCTTTTCAGCCGGTGGTTCCTTCAtgcttcctctctgctgggATGTAGGTTGGTGACCAGATCCTGGATCTCAACACCACGACTCAGCGATTCTACGGCGTGGAGCTCTCCAAGGACCAGACTGGAGTGACCGCCAAACTGCCCAACTCCAAAATGACGGTCGTGTTTGATGGCAACACGGCACACGTGTCAGGTACTGAATAATAAAAGCTGCGCTTGttagggtcaaaggtcattggtTTGTCTCTAATTGTCTCCTAATATCAAACAGGACCAAATGTTTCCTTGGAGGGTTTGTGTGGTAACCCCACTAATAAAAGCCGGACCACCACCTTGAGTGCTGATCGGATCCCATCGGCTGGGTACGGCTTGGTCTTCACTTGATGCACTGATGGGTGCTTCTTATTGGCTGATGTGGTGTCTGGTTCTCATGTGACGGGctgcttgtcccccccccccccccccctctagctgCGACACTCTGCACACCGACACCATCGACAGTTCCATCAACTGCAGCCGCTCAGCTGACCGGTAAGAAGTGACCCTTCTGAccagtagacccccccccctttaaacagCATGAGGTCCTCCGCGTCGTACCTTTCTATGTGCCACCACCTCGTCATGTGACCAGGGAGGGTTTCACGAGGCTGTTCTCtggttcctcctctctgcatggCTGGATCAGCTGTGAGCTCCTGAATCAGCCCCCCTTCGATGCTTGTCACCAACACATCGACACGGACGCCTACGTGGCCGCCTGCAACAACACTTTGTGCGTCTACCCGGCGGTGGACGGTCTCCACTGCCAGTTTCTGGAGGCCTATGCCGAGTCCTGCAGCCTGAAGGACGTCCCACTGGGGGACTGGAGGACAACGGTCCAATGCCGTAAGATGCTCGTCCACCTTCTGCTACCTGCTGCTTGGAGGAGGTTTAGCTCATTCAGTTACACATTTCAGGCTTATTCAGTTTAGTGAAGGATATAAAACTGTACTTCTGTAGATGAGTATTCAAAGGTTCCTCAAGAACAAATAATACAGTGTTCTTTATGCAGAATAAATAATCATCACTGATGTATTACATGTAAGCAGAATTTCaatattgatttaaaacatttacatttaaatctatTTCATCAGTAGTATTGTTCCCTCGTGTTGACGCTCTGTTTTAGTGATGTCAAGCCTTTTCTGACTCGATAACCAGGTGATGTTGTCTAATACATCTTTTTACTAAACGTAAAATGGATCCTCACATGGATTTTACTTCCTGTTGTGCCCATGTGTCTGTGTAGCTGCTGTCCCTCGGGTCTCCTGTCTGGACCAGTACTGCAGTGAGCACGAGTTCTGTGGAGATCGGCTCGGTGAAGCCGGCTGCTTCTGTCGGGCCTTGTTTGCCTCCAAGTTCAACCCGACCAACGCTTTAGGTACAGTCAGACTTCACACACTGCAGCAAGTGCagggtttctcttttcttcttctagtcTAAAGCTGGACGTGTCTTTGCCTCCGTGATAGATGAAACTAGCTCTTAATAGTCCAATGCCTCCAATGCTAACCCCTCCACAGTGAGATGCTGATACTTGATACAGGATTGTGCTGTTGGGCTTTCAGGCGAGCCGACAGTCTGCACGCAGAACTCTGCCACTCTGACTCTGGCTGAATGTCTGCTGCAGGACCGACGCATCAactcctccgtcctccacctCATTGACCCCGAATGCAAAGGCCACCTGGACCCACAAACCCACATGGTGGAGTTCAGCTTCGACAGCGGCCACACCTGTGGGGCCGAGATTTCGGTGGGCGCCCTCCTCTAGTTGGTTGCCTTCAAAAAGTGTGTTGTTACTATGAATGTGTGGCAGACTGTGTCTTTCCATCTCAATCTAGGTAAACAACAGCCAAATCCTCTACAAGAACACCATCATGACGAGGAACGCCTCTCAGAACGGCATCATCACCCGCCAAGACCAAGTACAGATCGACTTCTCCTGCTTCTACACAAAGCCGGAGGTCCAGAGTCTGTCCTTCAGGATTAAAGACAGGTAAGCAGAGGCCGGCTGAGCTCCACCTGCTTGTTAGCCTGCAGCCTGATGTGGTTTGTGGAagctaaagtgtgtgtgtgtgtgtgtgcgctctgcaGCTCTGTGGTACTGCAGGTCGTATCCGGAGCTTGGAACTACACCCTGACGATGGCCGCCTACACCGACAGTGGACTCCAGAACCTCGTGGAGTCGAGCACCGAGCTCCAGCTGAACCAGAAGGTGTGGCTGCAGCTGAGGACGGACGGGCTGGACGGCGACACGGTCGCCATAGTGACCGACTCCTGCTGGGCCACCACCCAGCCGTCCACCGACAGCAGCCCGCGATACGACCTCGTCATCGCCGGGTGAGACAGAACTCTTCGTCTGCGGCTTCAAGGATCCGCAGCAGGTGAACtcacctgatttcctgtttCTGAGCAGATGCCCCAGCAAA
Encoded proteins:
- the LOC119218117 gene encoding alpha-tectorin-like, coding for MTVVFDGNTAHVSGPNVSLEGLCGNPTNKSRTTTLSADRIPSAGCDTLHTDTIDSSINCSRSADRCELLNQPPFDACHQHIDTDAYVAACNNTLCVYPAVDGLHCQFLEAYAESCSLKDVPLGDWRTTVQCPAVPRVSCLDQYCSEHEFCGDRLGEAGCFCRALFASKFNPTNALGEPTVCTQNSATLTLAECLLQDRRINSSVLHLIDPECKGHLDPQTHMVEFSFDSGHTCGAEISVNNSQILYKNTIMTRNASQNGIITRQDQVQIDFSCFYTKPEVQSLSFRIKDSSVVLQVVSGAWNYTLTMAAYTDSGLQNLVESSTELQLNQKVWLQLRTDGLDGDTVAIVTDSCWATTQPSTDSSPRYDLVIAGCPSKADQTVRVEANGLGTSNVFSFNVFQFSGETSAIYLHCKVELCPKEGTTCAPTCPGSGKRRRRSSRSNTAEGNPALITMAWSN